Proteins from a genomic interval of Rhodococcoides fascians A25f:
- a CDS encoding DUF2834 domain-containing protein — MRTADATRRRLLLLLTVIGFVVPNSFVVAYFKEHGVSRDSATAFFADWVASTPTRALTADLGITSIAFGVWSLWDSRDNGVKHWWLVPVGTGSVGICFAAPLYLLLREYSR, encoded by the coding sequence ATGAGAACAGCAGATGCCACTCGTCGACGCCTCCTGCTCCTGCTGACCGTGATCGGGTTCGTCGTCCCCAACTCGTTCGTCGTCGCCTACTTCAAGGAGCACGGCGTCAGTCGCGACAGCGCAACCGCATTCTTCGCGGACTGGGTCGCCTCGACTCCCACTCGTGCATTGACCGCCGATCTGGGTATCACGAGCATTGCCTTCGGGGTCTGGTCCCTCTGGGACTCGAGGGACAACGGAGTCAAGCACTGGTGGTTGGTGCCCGTCGGTACCGGGTCAGTGGGTATCTGCTTCGCGGCACCGCTCTACCTCCTGCTGCGCGAGTATTCGCGGTAG
- a CDS encoding SGNH/GDSL hydrolase family protein, which produces MSVIVALAIPSHATASPIEYVNLGDSFGAGNGVLPLAPNTPLRCLQSERNFAHLVAREQGYSLADVSCGGAATDDFYASQFEGTRPQFDALSPSADVVTLMIGGNDNSVFSGAIAACVSALATHAGAFDPCTQQNGSSFDDKILDSTLPAVRQALRDIHTRAPEAKVIIIGYPWLIPAASTCEPSVPVALGDVPYLRNLQATLNDAIREAAADTDTTFVDMSVASEGHDACQPVGVRWVEPLLFADQFVPLHPNSLGEAAIAAEVTEALTA; this is translated from the coding sequence GTGTCCGTCATTGTCGCGCTGGCGATCCCCTCCCATGCAACAGCGTCGCCCATCGAATACGTCAACCTCGGCGACAGCTTCGGTGCAGGCAACGGCGTGCTGCCGCTGGCACCGAACACGCCACTGAGGTGCCTCCAGTCGGAACGGAACTTTGCTCATCTCGTAGCGCGCGAGCAGGGCTACAGCCTCGCCGATGTCAGCTGCGGCGGTGCGGCCACCGACGACTTCTATGCCTCTCAATTCGAGGGCACACGACCGCAATTCGATGCGTTGTCGCCATCGGCAGATGTAGTGACTCTGATGATCGGTGGCAACGACAACAGCGTGTTCTCGGGAGCGATCGCAGCGTGCGTGAGTGCGCTGGCAACCCACGCCGGTGCATTCGATCCGTGCACGCAGCAGAACGGAAGTAGCTTCGACGACAAGATTCTCGACAGCACGCTGCCGGCCGTTCGACAGGCGTTGCGAGACATACATACTCGTGCGCCCGAGGCAAAGGTGATCATCATCGGCTATCCATGGCTCATCCCGGCCGCAAGCACGTGCGAACCGTCGGTCCCCGTCGCGCTCGGCGACGTTCCGTATCTGCGCAACCTCCAGGCCACGCTGAACGATGCCATCCGCGAGGCAGCGGCCGACACCGACACGACCTTCGTGGACATGTCCGTGGCGTCGGAGGGGCACGACGCCTGCCAGCCCGTCGGAGTGCGGTGGGTGGAACCACTGCTGTTCGCGGATCAGTTCGTGCCGCTGCACCCGAACTCGCTGGGCGAGGCCGCCATCGCGGCCGAGGTGACCGAGGCGCTGACTGCCTGA
- a CDS encoding MerR family transcriptional regulator produces the protein MNSSDSTTWGIGDVARRTGVTERTLRYYEELGLLAPDRDGGGRRRYDGGDLDRLYRIRLLRELGTPLAEVDPEAVDLQHLTRQHLADLDQRMAELARVRERVRAVEDRLLHGDRPSDDALLDLLSGLSTDEPAVTRRTTLLVYRDIAAAHSYLVDVLGLAPGQIEYDGDRAVHGEVHAGDGVVWLHREAPEHRMVSPLTTGAVTASLAILVDDVDAHHARVAATGAAIDYPPTDMPYGVREYSVRDPEGHLWSFQTPLAESAAS, from the coding sequence ATGAACAGCAGTGATTCGACCACCTGGGGTATCGGTGACGTCGCCCGTCGGACCGGCGTCACCGAGCGGACCCTGCGCTACTACGAAGAGCTGGGCCTGCTTGCTCCGGATCGGGACGGAGGGGGCAGGCGCCGGTACGACGGCGGAGATCTCGATCGGCTGTACCGGATTCGACTGCTCCGAGAACTGGGCACTCCGCTTGCGGAGGTCGATCCGGAGGCAGTGGACCTCCAGCACCTGACGCGGCAGCATCTGGCCGACCTGGATCAACGGATGGCCGAGCTCGCTCGTGTGCGAGAGCGTGTTCGGGCCGTGGAGGACCGACTTCTTCATGGTGATCGCCCGAGCGACGACGCCCTACTGGACCTTCTCTCCGGCCTGTCGACCGACGAGCCTGCGGTCACACGCCGCACCACGTTGCTCGTCTACCGCGACATCGCAGCAGCCCATTCCTACCTCGTCGACGTGCTGGGACTGGCTCCCGGACAGATCGAATACGACGGCGACCGAGCCGTCCACGGCGAGGTTCACGCCGGTGACGGTGTTGTCTGGTTGCACCGCGAGGCCCCCGAACATCGCATGGTGTCGCCGCTGACCACCGGCGCGGTCACCGCGTCGCTCGCGATCCTCGTCGACGACGTCGATGCCCATCACGCTCGGGTGGCGGCAACCGGAGCAGCGATCGACTACCCGCCGACCGACATGCCCTACGGCGTTCGTGAATACAGCGTTCGCGATCCCGAGGGACATCTGTGGTCGTTCCAGACGCCACTCGCAGAATCGGCGGCGTCCTGA
- a CDS encoding MFS transporter translates to MTVGSSRDTRSAPDISSRKKSLFASTIGNVLEWYEWSAYAVFAPFIAAAMFSQTDPVSALLSTLAVFAVGFLMRPLGGMVFGRIADKKGRKFVLVTTMLMMATGSLLIGIMPTYGAIGAWASVLLLLARVMQGFAHGGESATAYSYVGEIAPPNRRGMWGSVAFVAIFGGSALAYTVGGVITSTLSDSAVGQWGWRIPFLLGALLALFALYLRKNMDESEVFDSEQNKVEQTPIARKTVVKAIVLMIGMTSGITAAHYTWTSYVSTFAITQRGMNPDTAYWMLVIAQLIALVSLPFFGRLSDSIGRRPMLATFAVLMFLLQIPLTMLISTQWWTLLLPSTVALLVIAVPASILSSTLSESFPTRLRTQAIGFAYSFSVAVFGGTAPYLNQLFLGFDLGWVFGVYIMFLAALTGVACFFMKETKGIRLEDV, encoded by the coding sequence ATGACCGTCGGATCATCGCGCGACACCCGCTCGGCACCCGATATCTCCTCACGGAAGAAATCGCTGTTCGCCAGCACGATAGGCAACGTACTCGAATGGTACGAATGGAGCGCCTACGCAGTGTTCGCACCGTTCATCGCGGCAGCGATGTTCAGCCAGACCGATCCGGTCTCCGCACTGCTGTCCACGCTGGCGGTGTTCGCCGTCGGATTCCTGATGCGGCCTCTCGGCGGCATGGTGTTCGGACGGATCGCGGACAAGAAGGGCCGCAAGTTCGTCCTCGTCACCACGATGCTCATGATGGCGACCGGCAGCCTGCTGATCGGCATCATGCCCACCTACGGTGCGATCGGGGCTTGGGCATCGGTACTGCTGTTGCTCGCACGCGTCATGCAGGGTTTTGCGCATGGTGGCGAGTCGGCGACGGCGTATTCCTACGTCGGCGAGATCGCGCCGCCGAACCGACGTGGCATGTGGGGCAGTGTCGCGTTCGTCGCCATCTTCGGTGGATCGGCTCTGGCATACACCGTGGGTGGCGTCATCACCTCCACGCTGTCGGATTCTGCTGTGGGGCAATGGGGTTGGCGCATCCCCTTCCTGCTGGGCGCACTCCTGGCGCTGTTCGCTCTCTACCTGCGCAAGAACATGGACGAGAGCGAGGTGTTCGACTCGGAGCAGAACAAGGTCGAACAAACACCGATCGCACGCAAGACCGTCGTGAAGGCGATCGTGCTGATGATCGGAATGACGTCGGGAATCACGGCGGCGCACTACACCTGGACCTCGTACGTCTCGACATTCGCGATCACGCAGCGTGGGATGAATCCAGACACCGCGTACTGGATGCTCGTCATTGCGCAGTTGATAGCGCTGGTGTCCCTACCGTTCTTCGGTCGTCTCTCGGATTCGATCGGTCGACGGCCGATGTTGGCCACCTTCGCCGTGCTGATGTTCCTGCTGCAGATCCCGCTGACGATGCTGATCTCGACGCAGTGGTGGACACTGCTGCTCCCGTCGACGGTGGCCCTGCTCGTCATCGCCGTCCCGGCCTCGATTCTGTCTTCGACACTGTCGGAGAGCTTTCCCACCCGACTCCGCACGCAGGCAATCGGATTCGCCTACTCGTTCTCGGTGGCGGTGTTCGGCGGAACCGCGCCGTATCTCAACCAGCTGTTCCTCGGGTTCGATCTGGGCTGGGTGTTCGGCGTGTACATCATGTTCCTGGCCGCTCTGACCGGCGTCGCCTGCTTCTTCATGAAGGAAACCAAGGGAATTCGACTCGAGGATGTCTGA
- a CDS encoding class I adenylate-forming enzyme family protein, translated as MTLDGATGPATVLDAWRSRVSDTPDRPALAYFDAVLTVAEVDEASDALAAAMIDRGVSQGDRVGIYLQNIPQYALTFLALWKIGAVALILNPMYRNRELRALIDDAEPIALVCDERDLDAVGATLRGSSIRLIVSTSGLDVQTRNDPRVFSSTSRVTPRPDEDLMGLIDVYRGRPIPEFDPKPDDLALLAYTSGTTGPPKGAQISHANAFATALDFGERAGLVDGDVVFAVAPLFHITGAMLDAAVALIRDCVLVFAHRFDAAVTLDAFVEHRVTYTIGSITVFNAISATEGATRAHFESVKALYSGGAPIPPATVTAFESVFGCYIHNAYGMTETTAGVIAVPPGVRAPVDPASGSLSVGLALPRVTLRTVDPAGQPTAPGVAGELVISGPQVVSGYWRNRAATASTMPGGRLRTGDVAIIDEDGWVYLVDRLKDQINVSGYKVWPREVEDTLYEHPAVFEAAVVGRPDAYQGESVVAYVSLRHGTSVTPDALVDFARDRLAAYKRPKAIHIIDDLPKTQTGKIRRAVLKPVPVENHSIERDTP; from the coding sequence ATGACCCTCGACGGAGCGACCGGGCCTGCAACTGTTCTCGACGCCTGGCGTAGCCGAGTCTCCGACACCCCGGACCGGCCGGCACTGGCGTACTTCGACGCCGTGCTCACTGTCGCCGAGGTGGACGAGGCATCCGATGCGCTTGCCGCGGCCATGATCGATCGAGGCGTGTCGCAGGGTGATCGCGTCGGCATCTATCTGCAGAACATTCCGCAGTACGCCTTGACGTTTCTCGCGCTGTGGAAGATCGGGGCGGTCGCGTTGATCCTCAACCCGATGTACCGCAACCGTGAATTGCGTGCCTTGATCGACGATGCGGAACCGATCGCACTCGTGTGCGACGAACGCGACCTCGATGCTGTGGGGGCGACGTTGCGCGGCAGTTCGATTCGGCTGATCGTGAGCACCAGCGGGCTCGATGTGCAGACACGCAACGACCCACGAGTCTTTTCGTCGACGTCACGCGTGACACCTCGGCCCGACGAGGATCTGATGGGTCTGATCGACGTCTACCGCGGCCGACCCATCCCCGAGTTCGATCCGAAGCCAGACGATCTCGCACTTCTGGCGTACACCTCGGGAACCACGGGTCCGCCGAAGGGTGCACAGATTTCGCACGCGAACGCATTCGCCACGGCTCTCGATTTCGGGGAACGGGCCGGTCTCGTCGACGGTGACGTCGTGTTCGCAGTCGCGCCGCTGTTTCACATCACCGGCGCAATGCTCGACGCCGCGGTGGCCCTGATTCGCGACTGCGTGCTCGTGTTCGCGCATCGTTTCGACGCAGCAGTCACTCTCGACGCCTTCGTCGAGCATCGTGTCACCTATACCATCGGGTCCATCACGGTGTTCAACGCGATCTCCGCAACCGAGGGTGCGACGCGAGCTCACTTCGAGTCGGTGAAGGCGTTGTACTCCGGCGGTGCGCCGATTCCGCCCGCGACGGTTACCGCATTCGAGTCCGTGTTCGGTTGCTACATACACAACGCATACGGCATGACCGAAACCACGGCAGGCGTCATCGCCGTTCCGCCCGGCGTGCGTGCGCCGGTCGATCCCGCGAGCGGGTCGTTGTCCGTCGGGCTGGCGCTACCCCGTGTGACCTTACGAACGGTGGACCCCGCAGGGCAGCCGACGGCTCCGGGAGTTGCTGGGGAGCTGGTGATCTCGGGTCCACAGGTGGTCTCCGGATACTGGAGAAATCGCGCTGCGACCGCGTCCACGATGCCCGGAGGTCGTCTTCGCACGGGAGACGTGGCGATCATCGACGAAGACGGATGGGTGTATCTCGTCGACCGACTCAAGGACCAGATCAACGTGTCGGGATACAAGGTCTGGCCCCGGGAAGTCGAGGACACCCTCTACGAACATCCTGCAGTGTTCGAGGCCGCCGTGGTGGGCAGACCCGATGCCTACCAAGGCGAATCGGTGGTGGCCTACGTGTCCCTGCGGCACGGAACCTCGGTGACACCGGATGCGCTGGTCGATTTCGCGCGCGATCGGTTGGCCGCGTACAAGCGTCCGAAGGCCATTCACATCATCGACGACCTTCCCAAGACTCAGACCGGGAAAATTCGACGTGCAGTACTCAAACCTGTTCCTGTGGAAAATCATTCGATCGAAAGAGACACTCCATGA
- a CDS encoding TetR/AcrR family transcriptional regulator, giving the protein MTATHTWRTYEGSNLSPALASALNMFVEQGYHGTSVRQIAAGAGLSVPGLYHHFPSKQALLVGIMDASMDELLDRTRSAEDGAGTSPSDRFDAVVESLLLFHIHRRDAAFVCSTEIRSLDSANRTAYIAKRDEEQRLLDAIVADGVESGVFDTPHPADASRAVTTMCVGLATWYRPDGPMTPGELVAVYLDIARRTVGAATAIPE; this is encoded by the coding sequence ATGACCGCGACCCACACCTGGCGAACCTACGAGGGCTCGAACCTCTCCCCAGCTTTGGCGTCGGCGCTGAACATGTTCGTCGAGCAGGGGTACCACGGTACGTCGGTGCGGCAGATCGCCGCAGGTGCCGGCCTGTCGGTTCCCGGCCTCTACCACCACTTTCCATCGAAGCAGGCCTTGCTGGTCGGCATCATGGACGCGTCGATGGACGAACTGCTGGATCGAACTCGATCGGCCGAGGACGGGGCGGGTACCTCGCCCAGCGACCGATTCGACGCAGTCGTGGAGTCCCTGCTGCTGTTCCACATCCACCGGCGTGACGCTGCCTTCGTCTGCTCGACGGAAATCCGCAGTCTCGACTCGGCGAATCGCACCGCGTACATCGCCAAGCGGGACGAAGAGCAACGGCTGCTCGACGCGATCGTTGCCGACGGAGTCGAATCCGGGGTCTTCGACACCCCGCACCCGGCAGATGCCAGCCGAGCCGTCACCACCATGTGCGTCGGCCTCGCCACCTGGTATCGCCCCGACGGACCGATGACGCCAGGCGAATTGGTCGCCGTGTATCTCGACATCGCCCGACGGACAGTCGGTGCCGCGACCGCGATACCCGAGTAG
- a CDS encoding acyl-CoA dehydrogenase family protein, with translation MAIDLTYDPDIEKLIDRTRAFTRDHVLPIEDRFLGNVTDAGGDRLRVEMQAAAKDAGVFAPHAPVEYGGHGLSMSDRAPVFEEAGYSLFGPIALNLGAPDEGNVHMLAHIASAAQKEQFLAPLAHGDVRSAFAMTEPAPGAGSDPSALTTAAARVEGGWKINGHKWFITGADGAGFFIIMARTSGEPGDRGGATMFLAPADTAGITVGRHIGTLDKAMIGGHCEVFFENVFVPDENVLGAVDEGFAYAQVRLGPARMTHVMRWLGASRRAHDIAVAQVAHREGFGGKLGDLGMVQKMVADNEIDIAATRALLIKACFELDRGGHASNETSIAKTFAAEAIFRIVDRSIQMCGGLGVSDDLPLARLSREVRPFRVYDGPSEVHRWAIAKRTIGAAKRAAREAQA, from the coding sequence GTGGCCATCGATCTGACGTACGACCCGGACATCGAGAAGCTGATCGACCGGACTCGCGCCTTCACTCGAGACCACGTGCTTCCCATCGAGGACCGGTTTCTGGGCAACGTCACCGATGCGGGCGGCGACCGACTTCGCGTCGAGATGCAGGCGGCGGCGAAGGACGCGGGTGTGTTCGCGCCACATGCGCCCGTCGAATACGGCGGCCACGGGCTCTCGATGAGTGACCGCGCCCCGGTGTTCGAGGAAGCCGGATATTCACTGTTCGGCCCCATCGCACTGAACCTCGGTGCGCCCGACGAGGGCAATGTCCACATGCTTGCGCACATCGCGTCGGCGGCACAGAAGGAGCAATTTCTCGCTCCCCTCGCGCACGGAGACGTGCGCTCGGCTTTCGCAATGACCGAACCCGCACCGGGTGCCGGTTCCGATCCCTCGGCGTTGACCACCGCGGCCGCACGGGTCGAGGGTGGATGGAAGATCAACGGGCACAAGTGGTTCATCACCGGTGCCGACGGTGCGGGGTTCTTCATCATCATGGCCCGAACATCGGGTGAGCCGGGCGATCGAGGCGGAGCCACGATGTTCCTGGCCCCCGCCGACACTGCGGGCATCACGGTCGGCCGACATATCGGCACTTTGGACAAGGCCATGATCGGCGGACACTGCGAGGTGTTCTTCGAGAACGTATTCGTGCCCGACGAGAACGTGCTCGGGGCCGTCGACGAGGGATTCGCCTATGCCCAGGTGCGTTTGGGACCGGCCCGCATGACCCATGTGATGCGCTGGCTCGGAGCCTCGAGGCGAGCTCACGACATCGCCGTCGCACAGGTGGCCCACCGCGAAGGGTTCGGCGGGAAGCTCGGCGATCTCGGCATGGTGCAGAAGATGGTCGCGGACAACGAAATCGACATCGCGGCCACCCGCGCACTGCTGATCAAGGCGTGCTTCGAGCTGGACCGGGGTGGACACGCGAGCAACGAGACATCCATCGCCAAGACGTTCGCCGCCGAAGCGATCTTCCGCATCGTCGACCGAAGCATCCAGATGTGCGGAGGACTCGGCGTTTCGGACGATCTTCCGCTGGCGCGGCTCTCCCGCGAAGTGCGGCCGTTCCGCGTGTACGACGGTCCGTCCGAGGTACACCGCTGGGCCATCGCCAAACGGACGATCGGTGCCGCCAAGCGCGCCGCGCGGGAGGCACAGGCGTGA
- a CDS encoding phosphotransferase family protein, with protein MSDLQGMNRYALERFLQNNGIELDGALSVEMISGGRSNLTYKAYDDTSTWVVRRPPTSGLTPSAHDMAREWAVTEALASTDVPVARTVAFDRDGSILGAPMTVVDFVPGRVVRTREDLSDLTDMQVTENAAELVRVLARLHAVDPAAVGLDSFGRPDGFVSRQVATWARQWHSVKTRDLPDVDRLHRALEAAIPTHSASSIVHGDYRVDNTILDADNVSSVAAVVDWEMSTLGDPLTDVALMCIYRQPVFDAVLGADAAWTSDRYPSADDLAHQYAVESGRELHNWGFYLALANFKLGVIGEGITHRALSGSDTGAGARNAADATGEFIAAGLRALSGSTD; from the coding sequence GTGAGCGATCTGCAGGGAATGAATCGCTATGCGCTGGAACGGTTCCTGCAGAACAACGGTATCGAGCTCGATGGCGCGTTGTCGGTCGAGATGATCAGCGGTGGTCGCTCCAACCTCACCTACAAGGCATACGACGACACCTCGACATGGGTCGTTCGTCGACCGCCCACCAGTGGGCTCACCCCCTCGGCACACGACATGGCCCGCGAGTGGGCCGTCACCGAGGCTCTTGCATCCACCGATGTCCCCGTCGCCCGGACAGTGGCCTTCGATCGGGACGGTTCGATTCTCGGTGCTCCGATGACCGTCGTGGACTTCGTACCCGGCCGAGTCGTCCGCACGCGCGAGGATCTTTCCGACCTCACCGACATGCAGGTCACCGAGAACGCCGCCGAGCTCGTCCGGGTGCTCGCCAGGCTGCATGCCGTCGACCCCGCTGCTGTGGGCCTCGACAGCTTCGGACGACCCGACGGCTTCGTCTCCCGTCAGGTCGCGACGTGGGCTCGGCAGTGGCACAGTGTCAAGACCCGAGATCTACCCGATGTCGACCGACTTCACCGTGCACTAGAGGCTGCGATACCGACGCACTCGGCGTCGTCCATCGTCCACGGAGACTATCGCGTCGACAACACAATTCTCGATGCCGACAACGTGAGTTCTGTTGCCGCCGTGGTCGACTGGGAGATGTCCACCCTCGGCGATCCCCTCACCGACGTCGCACTGATGTGCATCTACCGTCAACCCGTGTTCGATGCGGTCCTGGGCGCGGACGCGGCATGGACGAGCGACCGATATCCCTCGGCCGACGACCTTGCCCACCAGTACGCAGTGGAATCCGGTCGTGAACTGCACAATTGGGGCTTCTATCTCGCCCTGGCCAATTTCAAGCTCGGGGTGATCGGCGAGGGCATCACTCACCGCGCGCTGTCGGGTTCCGATACCGGAGCCGGTGCCCGTAACGCTGCAGACGCTACCGGGGAGTTCATCGCAGCCGGGCTCAGAGCTCTATCGGGTTCCACCGACTGA
- a CDS encoding arabinofuranosidase — translation MVVLAVAGLLFASAGTGAAAPSEWRYTMVAFSNDSDRNMDVYQSSDGTDFTALQTSAYQPPSGVVRDSSIFRHTDGMYYATYTTGGGANIGFARSSDRVDWTFLQNFPIPFCCAFLPGTGAGTGSASPPGFTGSAGFSDGPSLSPFTTKAWAPEWFVDGDRVNIIVSLSTGGGFVPYLMTAMDPGLRMWSFPVPFVGIDADHIDTTVVKSGSTYHAFTKNETRKVIEHWTAPSLIGPYTPAPFRDFGPLKEGPAVIELPDGTWRLYYDDYTNRKYFYSDSSDGMNTWSEPTELPGLSGTVRHVGVMREPA, via the coding sequence ATGGTGGTCCTCGCTGTCGCCGGCCTGTTGTTCGCCTCTGCGGGCACCGGTGCCGCCGCGCCGTCCGAGTGGCGCTACACGATGGTGGCGTTCAGCAACGACAGTGATCGCAACATGGACGTCTACCAATCCAGCGACGGCACCGACTTCACCGCGTTGCAGACCTCGGCGTACCAGCCGCCGTCCGGCGTGGTGCGAGACTCGAGCATCTTTCGGCACACCGACGGTATGTACTACGCGACCTACACGACGGGCGGCGGAGCGAACATCGGCTTCGCTCGCAGCAGCGACCGCGTCGACTGGACGTTCCTGCAGAACTTCCCGATTCCGTTCTGCTGCGCCTTCCTGCCCGGTACCGGCGCCGGTACCGGATCGGCCAGCCCGCCCGGCTTCACCGGCTCGGCCGGCTTCTCGGACGGGCCGTCTCTGTCGCCGTTCACCACGAAGGCTTGGGCACCCGAATGGTTCGTCGACGGTGACCGCGTCAACATCATCGTGTCGCTCTCGACCGGTGGTGGATTCGTGCCGTATCTGATGACCGCGATGGATCCGGGCCTGAGAATGTGGAGCTTCCCGGTTCCGTTCGTCGGGATCGACGCCGACCACATCGATACCACGGTCGTGAAATCCGGATCGACCTATCACGCGTTCACGAAGAACGAGACCCGCAAGGTGATCGAGCATTGGACCGCGCCGTCGTTGATCGGGCCCTACACGCCCGCTCCGTTCCGCGACTTCGGTCCTCTGAAAGAAGGCCCCGCCGTCATCGAGTTGCCGGACGGCACCTGGCGGCTCTACTACGACGACTACACCAACCGGAAGTACTTCTACTCCGACAGTTCGGACGGTATGAACACCTGGTCCGAACCGACGGAACTCCCGGGCCTATCGGGAACCGTGCGCCATGTCGGCGTGATGAGAGAGCCTGCCTGA
- a CDS encoding diguanylate cyclase domain-containing protein: MAPGERESVGDPEPSPASPGLADRYRVLVEHSPDAIGVHRRGTLVYLNPAGMRYLRAESAEDVVGRPIEDFIAAESIGPMFERIAALGTHGTASAASEATVLALDGTTLTMEAVSVRTVWNGEPAFQVILRDLTEHKAAQKALRYQAALVEHVSDAIVGVSSDGLVSSWNPAAESVYGRCSADVLGRSVSYAVGVPCDPASILRAGGQLCESHRRADGTALAVVVSAAQMPDGWVLVCADRSAVRRAEDHFTAVVESLEAGVVVLDHTGRIESANLAAKTILDIQVGTETGQGASLPFRVYGTDEGPIQPFEHPVAATRKTGAPSQAVIGVERRRDGRNFWLSLTATMLTSGSPSPSVVATFVDITDAYRMNIKLEHAATHDDLTGLPNRPLILSRLDEELARPARDDAMAVLFIDLDNFKTINDLHGHTVGDAVLGVVAARLTRALPADAFVGRIGGDEFVAVVPHRAGTEADDVRAELASPITTAGRVLTVTASIGGVTVDSDDTRSALDILDDADHEMYQSKPATQYLSHP; encoded by the coding sequence ATGGCCCCAGGGGAGCGCGAGAGCGTCGGCGACCCTGAACCAAGTCCCGCGTCGCCTGGATTGGCAGACCGCTACCGGGTTCTCGTCGAGCATTCACCGGACGCGATCGGTGTTCACCGACGTGGGACGCTGGTCTATCTGAACCCTGCCGGAATGCGATACCTACGCGCCGAAAGCGCCGAAGACGTCGTAGGTCGGCCGATCGAAGACTTCATTGCTGCCGAGTCGATCGGGCCCATGTTCGAGCGAATCGCCGCTCTCGGCACTCACGGCACGGCCAGCGCTGCGTCCGAAGCGACGGTGCTTGCACTCGACGGGACGACACTGACCATGGAAGCAGTGTCCGTGCGCACGGTGTGGAACGGCGAGCCGGCGTTCCAGGTCATTCTGCGAGATCTCACCGAGCACAAGGCGGCACAGAAGGCGTTGCGGTATCAAGCCGCCTTGGTCGAGCACGTCAGCGATGCCATCGTCGGAGTGTCGTCCGATGGTCTGGTGTCGAGTTGGAACCCCGCAGCCGAGTCGGTGTACGGACGGTGTTCGGCCGACGTTCTCGGTCGCAGCGTCTCGTACGCGGTCGGCGTTCCGTGCGATCCGGCCTCGATTCTGCGGGCCGGTGGACAACTGTGCGAGTCGCATCGTCGTGCGGACGGCACCGCGCTGGCGGTGGTGGTGTCCGCGGCTCAGATGCCCGATGGCTGGGTGTTGGTGTGCGCCGACCGAAGTGCGGTGCGACGGGCCGAGGACCACTTCACCGCCGTGGTGGAATCGCTCGAGGCAGGAGTCGTCGTGCTCGATCACACCGGCCGCATCGAGTCGGCGAATCTCGCGGCGAAGACGATCCTCGACATTCAGGTGGGGACCGAGACAGGGCAGGGGGCGTCCCTCCCCTTCCGCGTGTACGGAACCGACGAGGGACCGATTCAGCCGTTCGAGCACCCGGTCGCCGCTACGAGAAAGACCGGCGCGCCCAGCCAGGCGGTGATCGGCGTCGAGCGTCGCCGAGACGGCCGCAACTTCTGGCTGTCGTTGACGGCGACGATGCTGACGTCGGGCAGCCCGTCCCCCTCCGTAGTCGCCACGTTCGTCGACATCACCGACGCCTACCGGATGAACATCAAGCTCGAACATGCCGCGACTCACGACGATCTGACCGGCCTGCCGAACAGGCCGCTGATCCTGTCGCGCCTCGACGAGGAACTGGCGCGGCCGGCCCGAGACGACGCCATGGCGGTGCTGTTCATCGACCTCGACAACTTCAAGACGATCAACGACCTGCACGGACATACTGTCGGCGACGCTGTACTCGGAGTGGTTGCCGCGCGTCTGACCAGGGCGCTCCCGGCCGACGCCTTCGTCGGACGAATCGGTGGCGACGAGTTCGTGGCAGTGGTTCCACATCGAGCGGGCACCGAGGCCGACGATGTGCGCGCCGAGCTCGCCTCTCCCATCACGACGGCGGGACGAGTGTTGACGGTGACGGCGAGCATCGGTGGTGTCACCGTCGACAGCGACGACACCCGAAGTGCACTCGACATCCTCGATGACGCCGACCACGAGATGTACCAATCCAAGCCCGCAACGCAGTATCTTTCGCATCCGTAA